Proteins found in one Clostridium kluyveri DSM 555 genomic segment:
- a CDS encoding viroplasmin family protein, translating into MANFYAVKQGRKPGVYDAWAECEEQIKGFSGAKYKKFTSRKEAEIFAELTDKKDNIDENMQLEDTKKERNALYAYVDGSFNNKEKVAGYGLVLVQNDQVIFKDLGAFRSMEMNESKNVFGEIRGALKAVELAIANDFKEITIVYDYMGIECWAKGEWKANKVLTKDYKEFMQKYMKKIDIKFKKVKAHSGEDKYNDMADLLAKKAVGVKD; encoded by the coding sequence GTGGCAAATTTTTATGCTGTTAAACAGGGACGCAAACCAGGGGTTTATGATGCATGGGCTGAGTGTGAAGAACAGATAAAGGGTTTTTCTGGCGCTAAGTATAAGAAATTTACGAGTCGTAAAGAAGCTGAAATATTTGCAGAACTTACGGATAAAAAAGATAATATAGATGAAAATATGCAGCTTGAAGATACTAAAAAAGAACGTAATGCTCTTTATGCCTATGTAGATGGTTCCTTTAATAACAAAGAAAAAGTGGCAGGTTATGGTTTGGTTCTGGTGCAAAATGATCAGGTTATTTTTAAAGATTTGGGTGCGTTTAGAAGCATGGAAATGAATGAAAGCAAAAATGTTTTTGGGGAAATAAGAGGAGCATTAAAAGCTGTTGAATTGGCTATTGCAAATGACTTTAAAGAGATAACTATAGTTTACGATTATATGGGAATTGAATGTTGGGCTAAAGGTGAATGGAAGGCTAACAAGGTATTGACAAAGGATTATAAAGAATTTATGCAAAAATACATGAAAAAAATAGATATAAAATTTAAAAAAGTTAAAGCTCACTCTGGAGAAGATAAGTATAATGATATGGCTGATTTATTAGCTAAAAAGGCCGTAGGGGTCAAAGATTGA
- a CDS encoding secondary thiamine-phosphate synthase enzyme YjbQ yields the protein MEYLLKTKQEQEFIDITALVRETVRKNNVKDGMAVIFIPHTTAGVTINENADPDVVEDILAGLNKAFPRQNGYLHIEGNSHAHIKASLMGSSCNVIIENRELKLGTWQGIYFCEFDGPRNRKVYIKVFRYI from the coding sequence ATGGAATATTTATTAAAGACTAAACAAGAACAAGAATTTATAGACATAACAGCTCTTGTTAGGGAAACCGTAAGAAAAAATAATGTGAAAGATGGCATGGCTGTAATTTTTATTCCTCATACTACTGCAGGGGTTACAATAAATGAAAATGCCGATCCTGATGTTGTAGAAGATATTTTAGCAGGACTTAATAAGGCCTTTCCAAGGCAGAATGGATACTTACATATAGAAGGCAACTCCCATGCTCACATAAAGGCATCATTAATGGGTTCTTCTTGTAATGTTATTATTGAAAATAGAGAGTTGAAATTGGGAACATGGCAGGGCATTTATTTTTGTGAATTTGATGGACCAAGGAATAGAAAAGTCTATATAAAGGTATTTAGGTATATATAA
- the trmB gene encoding tRNA (guanosine(46)-N7)-methyltransferase TrmB: protein MRLRKKWWARPEMEASNLTIINPSLFKGKWKDEFKNDGEIYLELGCGRGKFLCTQALNNKHINYIGIDLKDEVLIYALKKVVEAEAENIRIIPMNISKIENVFDRDEVGRIYINFCNPWPKRRQKKRRLTHTGFLNIYKKFLKPKSEVWFKTDDRGLFEESQEYFVESGFSIDYITYDLHDSGFTDNVVTEYEEKFTNLGMKTMFLIARIV, encoded by the coding sequence ATGAGACTGAGAAAAAAGTGGTGGGCTAGACCTGAGATGGAAGCTAGTAACCTGACTATAATAAACCCTTCTCTATTTAAAGGAAAATGGAAGGATGAATTTAAGAATGATGGAGAAATATATTTGGAGTTGGGTTGTGGAAGAGGAAAATTTTTATGTACACAGGCACTGAACAATAAACATATAAATTATATTGGAATTGATTTAAAGGATGAAGTTTTAATTTATGCACTGAAAAAGGTTGTAGAAGCTGAAGCTGAGAATATAAGGATAATACCTATGAATATATCAAAGATTGAAAATGTTTTTGACAGAGATGAGGTAGGGAGGATATACATAAATTTCTGTAATCCCTGGCCAAAAAGAAGACAGAAAAAAAGGAGGCTTACCCATACTGGATTTTTGAATATTTATAAAAAGTTTTTAAAGCCCAAAAGTGAGGTATGGTTTAAAACAGATGATAGGGGGCTTTTTGAGGAATCACAGGAGTATTTTGTGGAAAGTGGATTTAGTATAGATTATATAACTTATGATTTACATGACAGTGGTTTTACTGACAATGTAGTCACAGAATATGAAGAGAAATTTACTAATCTTGGAATGAAAACTATGTTTTTAATAGCCAGGATAGTATAG
- a CDS encoding site-2 protease family protein gives MNEKILEKILIIPAILIGLTFHEFAHAFVADRLGDKTPKFQGRLTLNPFAHVDIIGFIMILLVGFGWAKPVEINPGAFKNKNRDDLKVSVAGPLANLIIAFLAAILTVVIYRFGLLSMESTPISNIIIKIILYVININCMLAVFNLIPLPGLDGFHILKDLFPSVFYRISGTVYRYQLIILVLFVATPLARYIVGVPSYMLYNMFISIANSIF, from the coding sequence TTGAATGAAAAAATACTGGAAAAAATACTCATTATACCGGCTATACTTATAGGTCTTACCTTTCATGAATTTGCACATGCATTTGTAGCAGATAGATTGGGAGATAAAACCCCTAAATTTCAGGGAAGACTTACTTTAAATCCATTTGCACATGTAGATATTATAGGATTTATAATGATACTGCTGGTAGGATTTGGCTGGGCTAAACCTGTTGAAATAAATCCAGGTGCTTTTAAAAATAAAAATAGGGATGATTTAAAAGTTTCCGTAGCAGGACCTCTGGCCAATTTAATAATAGCCTTTTTAGCGGCTATTTTAACAGTGGTTATATATAGATTTGGATTATTATCTATGGAGTCTACTCCAATTTCCAATATAATAATCAAAATTATTTTGTATGTTATAAATATAAATTGCATGTTGGCTGTGTTTAATTTGATACCCCTGCCTGGTTTGGATGGATTTCATATACTAAAAGATTTATTTCCTTCAGTATTTTATAGAATATCAGGTACTGTATATAGATATCAGTTGATTATACTGGTACTGTTTGTAGCTACACCTTTAGCCAGATATATAGTAGGTGTTCCATCTTATATGTTATATAATATGTTTATCAGTATAGCCAATAGTATATTTTAA
- a CDS encoding Hsp20/alpha crystallin family protein, translated as MKRKECNGSNNIKSLIRNRDEFMNMILDMIENDNHKSHTGSSANVSENSKEIIDPITHIFDEGDKIIIVVELPGIEEENVNLEIDGNDLIITAEGSEKHYYKKITLRHIPVLENISKNYHNSIYSIEIKK; from the coding sequence ATGAAAAGGAAAGAATGTAATGGGTCAAATAATATTAAATCCTTAATTAGAAATAGGGATGAATTTATGAATATGATTTTGGATATGATTGAAAACGATAATCATAAATCACATACAGGCTCTTCGGCAAATGTCTCTGAAAACAGTAAAGAGATAATTGATCCTATAACCCACATATTTGATGAAGGAGATAAAATCATAATTGTAGTGGAACTACCTGGAATAGAAGAAGAAAATGTAAATCTAGAAATAGATGGTAATGATTTGATTATTACAGCAGAAGGGTCAGAAAAACATTATTATAAAAAAATAACTTTAAGACATATTCCTGTATTGGAAAATATATCTAAGAATTATCATAATTCTATATATAGTATTGAAATAAAGAAGTGA
- a CDS encoding MutS family DNA mismatch repair protein, with protein sequence MNNPHNDYINRLKIYTDSIKEQNSSIKTIEYLRLLTLIVGISITIYTFNTNNYFVSIIISIFSLAIFIYLVNQHNKEVRKRKYFTALRDINESALKRLKGQWRNFKDDGSEFKHKEHPYSEDLDILGENSLFQWINTCKTFMGRESLKNRLLNPLETPSDISMVQESLQELAVDLKWRQLFESEAIVIPSEPINPEELYKWGKARNELYIKSWFAFTIKLLPFLTIMLMILSYSTSLISFKLPYIMLIIQILLLFIDVKKRNATFKSLYKYKNSITIYLKMLTLIEEKDFKNRYLKQLRANLLTSKNISAVKSIKKLSAIYNKVCDRKNMLSIVLNILFLWDYQCIVEFEKWRVKSGNNLEKWFNTIGEFEALNSISNIIYDNPDWAMPLISDNTYIIKAAELGHPLLGNTRVCNNITIDNKKNILLITGSNMSGKSTFLRTVGLNLVLSYIGAPVCAKKFQCSLMEVFTCMRIRDDLENNISSFYAEILRIKMIVENVKKTSKVFFLLDELFKGTNSIDRHLGAKALIKQLGGQGASGLISTHDLELCSLEQEYPRIKNYHFREYYLDNELKFDYKIRNGISTTRNAKYLIKLAGIDFEQQ encoded by the coding sequence TTGAATAATCCACATAATGATTACATTAATAGATTAAAAATCTACACAGATTCAATTAAAGAACAAAATAGTTCAATAAAAACTATAGAATACTTGAGACTTCTTACTCTAATAGTAGGTATTAGTATTACCATTTATACTTTCAATACCAATAATTATTTTGTAAGTATAATAATTTCTATTTTCTCATTGGCTATCTTTATTTATTTAGTTAACCAGCACAACAAAGAGGTAAGAAAAAGAAAATATTTCACTGCTTTAAGGGATATAAATGAATCTGCCCTAAAGAGACTAAAGGGGCAATGGAGAAATTTCAAAGATGACGGAAGTGAATTTAAACATAAAGAACATCCTTATTCAGAAGACTTGGATATATTAGGTGAGAATTCCCTATTTCAGTGGATTAATACTTGCAAAACATTTATGGGGAGAGAATCTCTAAAAAACCGACTTTTAAATCCCCTTGAAACACCTTCTGATATAAGTATGGTTCAAGAATCATTACAGGAACTAGCTGTGGATTTAAAATGGCGTCAACTATTTGAATCTGAAGCAATAGTTATTCCTTCAGAACCTATTAACCCAGAGGAATTATATAAATGGGGAAAAGCCAGAAATGAGTTATATATAAAATCCTGGTTTGCTTTCACAATTAAATTACTGCCTTTTTTAACAATAATGTTAATGATTTTATCTTATAGTACCTCTTTGATAAGTTTTAAATTGCCCTACATTATGCTTATAATTCAAATATTACTTTTATTTATAGATGTAAAAAAAAGAAATGCCACATTTAAAAGTCTTTACAAATACAAAAATAGTATAACTATATATTTAAAAATGTTAACTTTAATTGAGGAAAAAGATTTTAAAAACAGATATTTAAAACAATTGAGAGCTAATCTGCTGACTTCTAAAAATATATCTGCAGTAAAATCCATAAAAAAACTATCTGCTATATATAATAAAGTATGTGATAGAAAAAATATGTTGTCTATAGTCCTTAATATATTATTTCTATGGGACTATCAGTGCATAGTAGAATTTGAAAAATGGAGAGTTAAATCGGGCAATAATCTGGAAAAATGGTTTAACACTATAGGTGAATTTGAAGCATTAAATAGTATTTCAAATATTATCTACGATAATCCAGATTGGGCTATGCCCTTAATTTCAGATAATACTTATATAATCAAAGCTGCTGAATTAGGTCATCCTCTTTTAGGTAATACGAGAGTATGTAATAACATTACAATAGATAATAAAAAAAACATTTTATTAATAACAGGTTCAAATATGTCTGGTAAAAGTACTTTTCTAAGAACTGTAGGTTTGAATTTAGTACTAAGTTACATTGGAGCTCCTGTATGCGCAAAAAAATTTCAGTGCTCACTTATGGAGGTATTTACCTGCATGAGAATAAGAGATGACTTAGAAAATAATATCTCCTCCTTTTATGCAGAAATATTAAGGATAAAGATGATCGTTGAGAATGTAAAGAAAACTTCAAAGGTATTTTTTCTTTTAGATGAGTTGTTTAAAGGAACTAATTCTATTGACAGACACCTTGGTGCAAAAGCACTGATAAAACAATTAGGGGGCCAGGGAGCCTCAGGATTGATTTCCACCCATGACTTGGAACTTTGTAGTTTAGAGCAGGAATATCCTAGAATCAAAAATTACCACTTTCGGGAATACTATTTAGACAATGAATTAAAATTTGATTACAAAATTCGAAATGGAATATCTACTACCAGAAATGCTAAATACCTTATCAAACTGGCAGGTATAGATTTTGAACAACAATAA